A segment of the Geoglobus ahangari genome:
ACGTTCAACCAGTACTTCCTGCTGGGCAAGTTCACGGTGGTCGACCAGATATTCAAGCACCTGCCCGAGGTGAAGGAGGTCGTCTTCACCGAGAAGTTCGAGAGGCCTGAGGAGAAGCAGGAGACTGAGGCAAAGGAGGAGAGCTCCGAAGGCAAAGAGGAGGCTCAGAAGGAAACCGAGGCAAAAGAAGAATAAATCTTTTTGTTCAACCCCTTTCTCACAACTCTTCCCTCAGGTCTATAACCCTCTTGGCCTTCCCCTCGAATCTCTCCAGCGTTCCCTTCTCGACGAGCTCGACGTTGACCCTTATGTTGAGCTCGGTCTGGAGGGCCTTCGAAACTTTGCCCTGAATCCTCCTGAAGTCCTCGAGCTCTCCGGTGAATATCTCGTCCCTCATCTCCACCCTCACGGTAATCTCATCCAGAGAGCCGTTTCTGGTTATCAGCACCTGGAAGTGGTCTCCCACCTCAGGAATGTTCATCAGCACGTGCTCGATCTGGCTCGGGTAGACATTTATCCCTCTCACGACGATCATGTCGTCCACCCTCCCAAGGATCCTGTGTATCTTCGGATGCGTCCTGCCGCAGCTGCACTTCTCGTAGTCCATTATGTATGTAACATCTCCCGTCCTGTACCTTATCAGCGGCATCGCCTCCTTTGTCAAGGGAGTCAAGACGAGTTCGCCCCTCTCCCCCTCAGCCAGCGGCTCCCCGGTTTCCGGATCCACGACCTCGACAAAGTAGTGGTCGTGCCAGATGTGCAGGCCGTTCTGCTCCTCGCACTCGAACGCAACTCCGGGGCCGTTCATCTCGCTCAGACCGTAGCTGTCGAAAGCCTTGATGTCAAAGGCATCCTCCAGCCTCTTCCTCGTGTTGTCGCTCCACGGCTCAGCTCCAAAACAACCAATCCTCAGGGGTAGGGACTTCGGGTCTATTCCCCTCTCCTCCGCGACCTCCTTTATCCTGAGGGCATAGCTGGGGGTCGCGTGGATCACGGTCGTGCCGAAGTCGAGCATGTACTGCAATTGCTTCTCCGTATTCCCAGTACCGCTCGGAACCACCATCGCCCCTATCCTCTCCCCGGCGTAGTGGAAGCCGAGGCCTCCGGTGAAGAGGGTGTAGCTCACCATGTTCTGGAAGACGTCCCCCCTCCTCACGCCAACCATGTACAGGCATCTCGCCACCATGTTTATCCAGTTCTCCAGATCTCTCTCCGTGTACGCCACAACCTTCGGCTTTCCAGATGTCCCGGAGGACATGTGGATCCTCACGAGCTCCGACCTGTCCACTGCCATTAAACCGAATGGATAGTTTGCCCTCAGATCCTCCTTGGTCGTGAAGGGGAGCCTCGCTATATCCTCCCTCCTCCTGATGTCGTCTGGGTGGACTCCCAATTCTCTCATCCTTCTCCTGTAAAAGGGAACGTTATCGTAAGCGTGCCTCACAACCCACCTGAGCCTCTTGAGCTGAAGTTCCTCAAGCTGGTTGAGCGGCATTACCTCCTCACGTTGCCAATAGTTACCAAATGGCATACCCGGAAATTCTTACGGACAGGTTAAAAAGTTTATCAAAACGCCCGGCAGGTTGGATATTCGAACCCGCGCGAGGGCGCAGGTCTGCGCGCTGAAGTAGGATACATGAGATATAAGGTAGCTGAAGACCACAAATCTGCCTCAGTAATTTCTCCGGTGATTTAATGGCCAGTGAAGGCCTTTCATCCCTATCGTGGCAGAGCTCCCGCACCTCGACCTTAATTCCAAAAGTGATTTATACTATGTAAGGAAAAACTGCTATGATGGAAAACGTACCTGTGGAGTTCAACTGCAAGGTGCTCGCGAGGATGCTTGCAAGAGCATACGTCGCAGAGCACACCGAGACCGAGGCGATTTCAGAGGCGATGCTCCAGCTTGGAGATGATGAGGTATCCGAAGCCCTCTTCAAGCTCATACGGGATAACGAGATGCACAAAATGATGATCGAGGCGATAATAGAGCGGCTGAACTTCAGCATAGACGAGTTCAAGGAGTACTCGATAAGAACCATAGGGCTGAGGAGGTTCGACTTCTCAGACGAGTTCACGGTGCAGCAGCTCAACGAGATCCTGAAGTGGGAGAGGTGGGCGAGAGACTACTACAGGGAACTGCTGAAGCAAGACTACTCGAAGATATCCGAGGAGCTCGGAGACAAGGCCGTCGAGTTCATCAAGGACGCCCTTAGAAAACTCGTCCAGTGGGAGGAGGGGCACATAAAACTCGTTGAGAACCTGATGAGCAAGGCCTGACAACAAAAAAATTTGAAGAGATTAGAGCTGGCTCGTCGCGAGCTTGATGTCCTCAACCTTGACCGTTTTTCTGCCAGAGTGCTTTGCGAGCTCAACAGCCTTCTTGCCGACCTGAAGAGCGTACTCCTCAATGGCCTCCGCAAGAGCTTTCTTGGCATCCTCACTAACCCTCTGGGCTCCGGCCTTCCTTATAATCCTCTCAACCGGGGCAAGTGGCAGCTCCATCAAAACACCTCCTTAGCTTTTTTCGAGTAGAAATTAAGTAATTCAATTATATAAATTTTTGGGTTCATCGAAGGCCTCAAAGCTATCCGTTTAGACATTGGCATTACATGCGATGCTGACTGATGCTCACAGTTTCACCCCTACCCCCTCCACATGAAATCAGCAAAGTATATACCACAAAACCCCAAATCAACCACCATGAAGAGAATCTTCGCTCCCTGGAGGATACGGTACATAATGTCCCCGAAGCACGAGGGGTGCATTTTCTGCGACTTTCCGAAGGAGAACAGAGATGAGGAGAGGCTGATAGTCCACAGGGGGGAGACCTGCTTCGTGATCATGAACAACTACCCGTACAACCCGGGTCACGTCATGGTGTCACCTTACAGGCACGTGGGCAGTCTGGAGGATCTCACCGAAGACGAGGCGCTGGAGATGATGACGCTCGCCCAGAAAACGGTGAGAGTGATAAAGCAGGTCATGAGCCCTGACGGGTTCAATCTGGGGATAAACCTCGGGAAGGTGGCCGGGGCCGGAATAGAAGATCACATACACCTGCACATCGTGCCGAGGTGGAATGGAGATACGAACTTCATGCCGGTGATAGCGGACGTGAGGGTGATACCCGAAGCTGTGGAGGAAACCTACAAAAAATTGAGAGAGGGGTTCGAAAAGCTTACCTCCCCTTGAACCCGAAGAGGTTTCTTGCGATTATGAGTTTCTCAACCTCTTTTGCACCCTCGTATATCTCCGTGATCTTCGCGTCCCTGTAGAACTGGTTGATCGGGTACTCGTCTATGTAACCGTATCCTCCGTGGAACTGGAGCGCCCAGTTTGTGGTCTCAACTGCAACCTCTCCAGCATACCACTTGGCCATCGCCGAGAGAGTGTTGTCCGGCTTGCCCTGCTCGACCTGCACCGCGGCAGCCCTGTAGGTAAGGGTCCTCGCAGCCTCGATCTTCGTCGCGAGCTCGGCGATCTTGAACTGTATGTACTGGAAGGCCGCGAGCGGCAGGCCGAACGCCTTCCTCTGCTTGACGTAGTCAATCACGAGCTGCAGCGCACCTCTCGCAATGCCCACTGCCTGCGCGGCAACCCAGACCCTCGTTATGTCGAAGAACTCCATCATGTAGTAGAATCCCTTACCCTCCTCTCCAACAAGGTTGCTCTCAGGAACCCTGACGTTGTTCAGGCTGACCTCGGCTGTGTCTGTGGCCCTTATACCCATCTTGCCCTTGATCTTGTCCGCCTTGTAGCCTTCCCTGTCGGTCTCGACTATGAAGTAGCTGATCCCCCTGTGCCTCTTTTCGAAGCTCTCCATCTCTCTTGTCCTCGCGGTCACGAGGATGAAGTCGGCAATTGAGCCGTTTGATATGAACTGCTTAGTCCCGTTAAGCACCCACTCGTTTCCGTCCTTAACCGCCCTCGTTTTTATGCTCGCGGAGTCGCTTCCCGCATCTGGCTCGGTGTTGGCCATGCCCATTATGGCATCTCCCTTCGCAATCTTCGTCACGTACTGCTCCTTCTGCTCCTCGCTGCCGTGCAGGAGCAGGATCTCAACACCGAAGGTCGGAAGAAGGCATGCAAGCCCGAGTCCCGGGTTTACGGCAGAGAATTCCTCCATCACGATCATCTGCTCTATCGGCCCGTAGCCACCTCCGCCGTACTCCTCCGGAATTGCCACGGCATGGAATCCAAGCTTCGCGCACTTCTTGAAGAGCTCCATCGGGAACTTCTCCTCCCTGTCGCACTCCCTCGCAAGCTCGGGCGTGAACTCCTTCTCCGCGAACTCCCTTGCAGCCCTCCTTATGTCCTCCTGCTCCTCCGTAAACTGAAAGCTGACTGTCATCACACCACCTCACGATTATCTATGACGGAATTGTGTATCCGGAAGTATAAAATTCTTTTGGGAGAAATAAAAAGGCAGAGAGGCTTTGAAAACCTACAAAAAGTTTATAAATGCTCCACCGCAAAATTGGTAAAAATCATGACAGATTTTGGGCAATTAAAACCTTTTCTATTTTTAATCTTGGTTTGGAGGCAGGAAAAGCGAGAAAATCTTATATAATGAAAGAACGTTATAAAAGCGTATGGCAGTAGCAATTATAGGAGCTGGCCAGTCCAAATTCGGGACAAGAAAGGACGTCAACGTGGCAGAGCTTGCATGGGAGGCCGTTAAACCGGCGATGCAGTCTGCCAACGTGGAGCAGAAGGACATTGACTTCATGGTTGTCGGCACGGCGGGAATGTGGAGCAGCGAGGCTGCTGTGCCTGCCCTGATGTACGAGTACGGGAAGTTTGAGGACGTTGGAAGCATGAGGGTCGAGGCCGCATGCGCGACAGGTAATGCGGCGATCAGGGTTGGCTACACGGCAATAGAGAGCGGTGAGGCTGATGTTGTGCTCGTGCTTGGCGTCGAGAAGATGCAGGAGTCACCCAATCCGACGGTAATCGAGCTGATCGGCAGGTTCGGCAGCTACTTCTGGGAGTTCGAGAACTTCGGCCTCACGTTCCCCGGGTACTACGCCCTGCACGCCACAGCATACATGGCCAAGTACGGAGCGACCGAGGAGGACTTTGCGAGGGTCGCGGTTAAGAACCACCACTACGGTGCCAAAAACCCGTACGCCCAGTTCCAGAGGGAGATCAGCCTCGAGAAGGCCCTCAACTCACCGTACGTCGCGTGGCCATTCAAGCTGTTCGATTGCTCACCCATCACCGACGGTTCTGCTGCGGTGATTCTCGCGAGCGAGGAGAAGGTAAAGGAGTGGGGCATCGAGGAGAAGATATGGATACTCGGTCAGGGAGTCGGAACGGGCACGGCAAACCTCAGCAGGAGGGAGAGCTTCACCTCTCTGAGATCCGCAGCCTACGCTGCAGAGGTGGCATACAAGAAGGCGGGAATAGACATGGACGCCCCGTACAAGTATCTGGACGGAGCAGATGTCCACGACTGCTTCACGGCTGCCGAGGTTATCGCCTACGAGGATCTGAGGTTCGCGAAGAGGGGAGAGGGTGTCCAGCTCGTCAGGGAGGAGCAGACGTACATCGGTGGAAGGATCCCCGTGAACGTAGATGGAGGTTTGAAGGCCAAGGGTCACCCGATTGGGGCGACAGGAGTGAGTCAGGCTGTCGAGGCCTGGAAGCAGCTTCTCAGCAAGGCCGAGAACGGAAGGCAGGTTGACGTCAAGAACGGAAGGTATCTGGCCCACAACGTGGGTGGAACGGGTCACTACAGCTACGTGACCATTTACGGTTTGGAGAAGAGGTGATGTGTTATGGACGATTTGAGGAAGGCTGCTGAAACGAATATTAAGGAGTACGGGTTCCCGGTTGCCATAGACGAGAAGAGCGGAGCCCTGCAGTGGGTCGACATGAGAGATCTTCACCTCAAGTACGTCATCTCCATTGAGAACATCCAGAACTTCTACGAGGGTCTGAGAGAGGGCAAGCTCCTCGCCACGAAGTGCAAGAAGTGCGGAGAGCTGTTCTTCCCTCCGCAGAAGGACTGCCCGAAGTGCATGGATGATGACATGGAGTGGGTGGAGCTCAAGAACGAGGGTGTGCTCGAAACCCTGACCGTGATATTCGTCAGGCCGCCAAGCTTCGCCAGCTACGACCCGTACACGGTCGCTATCGCAAGGCTGGACGATGGGGTCAAGATAACCGCATGGCTTAAGGGAGATCCGCAGAAGGTCAGGCCGGGACAGAGGGTGAAGGTTGAGGTGTCGAAGAGAAAGGAAGGGTATTTAATGTATGAAATCGTCCCGGTGGAGGGGTGATGAGATGGAGATAAAGAAGGTTGCCGTTCTCGGCGCGGGAGCGATGGGTTCCGGCATCGCTCAGGTCGTTGCGCAGGCCGGTTATGAGGTCTGGGTGAGGGACATAAAGGAGGAGTTCCTCGAGAGGGGCAAGGCTAACATCGAGAAGAATTTGAGAAAAGCGGTTAACAAGGGCAAGATAAGCCTCCCCAAGTACAAGGAGATCGTCGCGAGGATCCACTACACGACCGACATGAAGGAGGCTGTTGAGGACGCAGACCTCGTCATTGAGGCTGTTCCCGAGGTAATGGACCTGAAGAAGCAGGTATTTCAGGAGGTGTGCCAGTACAACAAGAAGGCCCTCCTCGCCACAAACACCTCGGGGCTGAGCATTACCGAGCTCTCGAAGGCTACTGACAGACCCGACAGGTTCGTGGGAATGCACTTCTTCAACCCCGTGCCCGTGATGGCCCTCGTTGAGGTCATAAGGGGTGAGCAGACCAGCGACGAGACGGTGAACATAGCCGTCGAGTTCGTGAAGAGCATCGGAAAGACGCCCGTTGTTGTCAAGAAGGACGTTGAGGGGTTCATAGTCAACAGGTGCCTCGTGCCCTACCTCGTGCTCGCTATTGACGATGTCGAGAAGGGTATAGCAGAGCCTGAGGAGATCGACGCGACGATGCTCTACGAGTACAAGATGCCGATGGGGCCGCTGGAGCTTGCAGACTTCGTGGGCCTCGACGTGCTCTACTACGCGAGCCAGCAGTGGAGCATCGTTCCGAAGTCCAAGCTCCTCGAGGAGAAGTTCAACAACAAGGAGCTGGGAATGAAGACAGCCAAGGGCTTCTACGACTGGAGGGCTGGCAGGCCCAAGATACCTAAGGAGAAGGCCGGCAAGTACGACGGGCTCAGGATAATCGCTCCGATGGTGAACATCGCAGCCGGGCTCATAGAGATGGGCGTTGCTGATGCGAAGGAGATCGACACCGCGATGAAGCTCGGAACGAACATGCCCAAGGGTCCGCTCGAGATGGCTGACGAGATCGGGCTTGACGTCATACTCGCCAAGGTGGAGGAGCTATACAAGGAGAAGGGCTACGAGATCCTCAAGCCGTCGGAGTACCTCAAGAAGCTTGTGGCAGAGGGCAAGACCGGAAAGAAGGCCTCGGAGGGATTCTACAAGTACGAGGCCGGGACTTACCAGAACATAAGGATCGAGAAGCTTGAGGGAGGGATCGCCAAGATCGTCCTCAACAGGCCGCACAGACTCAACGCCATAACCATCGAGCTGCTCGACGAGCTCAAGAGGGCGTTCGGAGAGCTGGAGTTCGACGACGAGGTGAGGGTGGTCATACTCACCGGAGAGGGCAAGGCGTTCTCGGCTGGCCTCGACCTGCAGGCCGCTGGAACGGACGAGGTTCTCAACCCACCCGTCGCAATGCTGCTTGCAGCCAAGGGACAGGACGTCTTCACCACCATCGAGAAGTTCCCCAAGCCCGTCATAGCAGCCATCAACGGCTACGCGTTTGGCGGTGGCTGCGAGATGGCCCTCGCATGTGACTTCAGAATAATCGCCAAGAACGCGCAGATTGGACTGACAGAAACTGCCCTTGGACTCATACCGGGCTGGGGCGGAACCCAGAGGATGGCGAAGATACTGGGCATCGCCAAGGCCAAGGAGCTGATAATGTTCGCCACGAGGCTTTCCGGAGAGGAGGCCGAGAAGGTCGGGCTTGTCAACAAGGCAGTGGATCCGGAGAAGTTCTGGGACGAGGTCATGGAGTTCGCCAAGAAGCTCGCCGAGGGTGCTCCGATCGCTCTCAGGCTCGCGAAGTACGCCATAAACTTCGGCTACGAGCTGCCTGTGGAGGTCGGGCAGGCTCTGGAGTCAGCTTACTTCGGCCTCGTCACAGGCACAAAGGACGTGAGGGAGGGCTTCGCGGCGTTCTTCGAGAGGAGGAAGCCCAACTTCACAGGAAAATAAATGAAACGATAAATAATTACATTTTTATTTTTTGGAAAGAGTTATCAATAACGTAAAATCACGCAAGATGGGGGTGGTAGATTGAATATTATCGTACTCGCGAAACACGCAGCTGACCCAGAAAGCGAGATCCGCGTGTCAAGTGATGGGAAGAGTGTTGACGAGAAGGGGCTCGTGTTCGACATCAACGACTGGGACAGATACGCTGTTGAGGAGGCCATAAGGCTCAAGGAGGAGCACGGAGGAGAGGTTGTAGTCGTCGGCGTTGGCTATTCCGACGACACCCTGAGGAAGTGCCTGGCCATGGGGGCTGACAGGGCCATAAAGATTCCCCTCGACGCGGGAATGGACTCCTACAGGACGGCTCTGGCCATAAAGGAGGCGATCTCCGGAGAGAGCTTCGACCTGATACTCGCAGGCCTGATGAGCCAGGACTACAACAACGCGCTCGTGGGTGTTCTCCTTGCCGGAATGCTCGACATCCCGTTTGCAACTGCGGTGACAAGCATAAAGGTCGAGGACGGGAAGATAAGGGTCGTCAGGGAGCTTGAGGGAGGATATGGAGAGGAGAACGTCCTTCCGCTGCCAGCGCTCGTTACTGTCCAGAGTGGTATAAACGAGCCGAGGTACGTCTCGATCATGGGCATCAAGAGGGCAAAGAGCAAGGAGCTGAGAGAGGTCGGAGTGGAGGTAGGAGAGGGATTCATAGAGGTCGAGAAGGTCTACACTCCGCCGGTCAAGAAGGCCGAGATGATTGAGGGTGCTCCGGAGGAGATTGCCGAGAAGCTAATCCAGATACTCAAGGACAGGGGGTTGATCTGAAATGAGGGTTTTTGCCGTTGCCGAGATTAATTTTGGAGAGCTCGATCCCGTTAGCGTTGAGCTCCTCAACCTTGCGAACACCATCAAGGGAGACGGCAGTGCTGAGGCAGTCGTGATTGGAAGCAGCATTTCCTCTCACGCTGAGAAGCTTGCCAAGTACGCCGACAAAGTCTGGAAGATTGAGGACGCGAGCCTTGAGAACTACAACCCCGAGCTCTACGTTGACGTCCTTCTGCAGCTCTTCCAGAAGGAGAAGCCTGACGTCGTTCTCATCGCCAACTCCTCCAGAGGCTCGGAATACGCTCCGCTCCTCGCGACGAAGCTGAACGCTCCCATAGTCACGGACATTGTCGGCCTCGACGTCAGCGACGGTGTGAAGGCCACGAGGTACATCTTCCAGGGCAAGCTCCTCGTGGATGTTCTGGTGAAGCAGGCGGACACGTACGTCTTCACGGTCAGGCAGGGAGTGTTCAAGGAAGAGAAGCAGGCCTCCGGAGAGGTAGTCGATGCGGGAATAAAGCCTTCAGTCACTCCAAAGAGAGAGTTCAGCCAGATAATCGAGCCAGAAGCCGGAGAGGTCGACATAACGCAGGCGGACATAATCGTCTCTGTCGGCAGGGGAATTGAGGACGCGTCCAACATAGAGCTTGCCGAGGAGCTCGCCGAGCTGCTTGGCGGAGTTGTGGCCGGAAGCAGGCCCGTGATCGACAACGGCTGGCTGCCGAAGGACAGGCAGGTCGGTATCTCGGGCAAGACCGTGAAGCCCAAGCTCTACCTCGCTCTGGGTATAAGCGGTGCGTTCCAGCACATCATGGGAATGAAGGACAGCGAGCTCATAATCGCAATAAACAAGGATCCAGAGGCACCAATATTCGGCGTTGCTCAGTACGGTGTCGTTGGGGACATATTTGAGGTCGTGCCGGCACTCATAGACAAGCTCAGGGAGATAAAGGGCTAACTCCCTTTTCTTTTTTGAGGTGATGAATTATGAGCGAGGATGCCGTCATAAACACGATGGTAACGCTTGTTGAGAGGCTCTCCGACGACGAGGAGAAGATGAACGCACTCGTGGAGAAGCTGGCGGAGATGGTGGAGAGCAGGAGTGCTGAGAGACTGATTGAGCTCGCCAACACCCTCGCGCCGCTCCTCGAGACGGTCAGCGTGTTCATGGACAGCGAGACTGAGAGTGTGGTGAACAACCTCATCGAGGCCCTTGGAGCTGTGGCACTCAGCATAGACAGCAACACGATTGAGATAGCGGAGAAGATGATGGATGCCCTCAACGCAAGCAGAAATGCTGAGCCGGTAACCCTCATGGGGCTTTTCAGGGCCATGAAGGACGAGAACGTCCAGAAGACCCTCGGGTTCTTCGTGAAGTTCGCGAGGGAATTCGGAAAGAGGCTCTGAATCAAATATTTTTGATTATCAGGTACGCGAGCAGAATCGTCACAACCACTATCGCCAGATCTATGACCCTGATTTTCAGGTCGGGGCCCACCTCGAAAACAACCGCTGTGTGAACGCTCCTGCTCTTTTCACCTCTCTTCCCGGCCCTTTCAACCTCAGGCGTGAGCTCCCTAACAACCTCGAGCTCATCATCCTCCATCAGAATGTCCGCAACCCTCTCCCTCTCCAACTCTACCACCCGAGCAGGTACCTTACTCTTCCAAAGGGACGTATATTAACCTTCTGTCCCGCAACATTCATCGCGAGGTTCACCAGATCCCTCGACACGGCCGATCTTGGGCGGTAGGAGATCACCGGAACGCCAGCATCCCAGCTCCTCGAAATGTCCCTCGACTCCCTGATTATCCCCGCGAGCTCCGAGTCGAGAATCTCTGACACGAGTTCGGCGAAGCTCCTCTCACCCCTGTACCTGTTGAGGATTACCCCTCCAACCTCCACCCCGAGCTCCCTCGCGACCGTCACAACCCTCTTGGCAGAGTTCACAGAACTCCTCTCCGGGTTGACAACCACATAAGCCCTGTCCGCGTTCCCCATCGAAACCAGAGACAGCCTGCTCAGCCCTGCAGAGACGTCGAGGACAACGTAGTCATACGTCTCCGAGAGCTCCTCAACAACCTCACCAAACCTCCGCTCCTCAAACTCCTTGAGCATGCTTAGCGAGGCTAGAGAGGGGATCACGTGGAGGGTGGTCAGGGTTCTGCCAACAGCCATCCTGAGCCTGTAGGTTGCATCCTTTAAACTCGCGTCTCCCCTCAGAACGTCGAAGAGCGACAGCCCGGGGTTCTCTATGGCCAGCAGTATGTGGAGGTTGGGCAGCATGAAGTCGCAGTCCACGACCACAGTTTCCCCGAATGCTGTAAGGGCTGCCGCGAGGTTTGCCGAAACGGTGGTCTTTCCAACGCCACCCTTTCCGGAGCACACGGCGATGACAGGCATGACCCAGCGAATCTAATCCACCATGATATTTAACGGTTGTCTGGCGGCACGGTTTCTGGAGGCCGAAATCTATATATTACAAGCTATTGAAGGGGTGGGGAATGACGGTAATCAGATTCCTCGGAGGGTGCAGGGAGGTAGGCAGGTCTGCGATAATGGTGGACTCCATTATTCTGGACTATGGCCTGAAGCCCTCCGACCCGCCAGAGTTTCCGATAAACGGCGTTGCTCCGAAGAGCGTGTTCATCTCCCATGGGCACCTCGATCATGTCGGGGTGGCTCCGAACCTGATGGACTACGACCCCAAGGTGTACATGACCGCTCCGACAAGGGAGCTCTCCGATATACTCTTAAGAGACTCGATGAACATAATGGAGTACCCACCGTTCGGCAAGAGGGAGTACCTGCAGTTCAACAGTAACACGAGGGAGATAAGCTACGAGGAGCCGCTGATGGTCGACGGCTGGGAGATAACTCTTTTCAACGCGGGTCACATCCCGGGAAGCTCGACGATATACATGTCGAGGGACGTCAACATCCTCTACACGGGCGACATAAGGCTCGAGGACACAAGGCTTCTGGAGGGCGCGGATACATCCTTCCCCGAGACCGACATCCTGATAGTCGAGTCCACCTACTTCGGAGTTGAACACCCTGAGAGGAAGGAGCTTGAGAAGCTGTTCGTCGAGAGCGTCATAGAGACGCTCGACATGGGAGGGCACGCGATAATTCCTGCCTTTGCAGTCGGAAGGACGCAGGAGATAATGATGATCCTGACCAAGCACGGAATAACTCCCTACGTGGACGGAATGGGCAGGGAGGTGTCGAAGATACTCGAGAGGTATCCGGAGTACATCAAGAGCGTCAGGGAGCTGAGGAGGGCGATGAGGAACTCGATAATAGTCGAGAGGGGCAAGAGAGAGAAGGTTCTCGAGGAGCCAGCTGCCGTCATAACGACCGCGGGCATGCTCAACGGCGGGCCGGCGCTCTTCTACATCTCGAGGCTCTACAACGACGAGAAGTCGAAGATAATCCTGACGGGGTATCAGGTTGAGGGCACCAACGGGGACAGGGCGCTGAGAACAAACACGATAGACCTCGGAATGAGGACTGTAAGGCTGAAGATGAAGGTCGAGCAGTACGATTTCTCAGCCCACGCAGACGACTCGCAGCTGAAGGAGCTGGTCAGGAAGGTCGCGGACAGGGGCATGGAGAAGGTATTCACCGTACACGGGGAAGAGACGGAGGCGTTCGCAAGCTGGATAGAGGAAGAGCTCGGGCTCGAGTGCTACGCACCCAAGAACGGCGACATGTACGTTTTATGAGGATTATTGTCTCTTCAGACCTCCACTCCCGTTTTTCGATGCTCGAAAAGCTTGTCGATAAAGCAAGGGCAGATGTCCTTGCGATCTGCGGCGACGTGACGGACTTCAGCCGGAGAGATGTGGAGAGGTTTCTGGAGATAGTCGAGAGGTTTTCGGGGACGTGTCTGGTCGTCCACGGAAACTGCGATTACGAAGATGCCTTCAGCAGCCTGAAGTCCGAGAACGTTGAGTACATACACGGAAGGAGCGTTGAGCTCGACGGAATCACCTTCCACGGGCTCGGGGGCTCGACGTTCACACCTTTCAACACTCCCTCAGAGTATGACGAGAGATACTACCACAGGCTGCTCAGCAGGTTCGAGTATGGAGAGAAGAATGTCCTCGTGTCTCACTCACCACCCTACGGCGTGCTCGACGTTACACATTCCGGAGTGAACGCGGGAAGTGTGGCAATCAGGGAGAACGCTCACCTCTTCGACTTCATCCTGTGCGGGCACATCCACGAGGCGAGGGGGGTTGAGAGGGTTGGCAGCACAGTTGTTGTTAACCCCGGAACCCTCTCGAGGGGAGAGTACGGCGAACTCACCACCGGTAGCTCGGTAACGCTTTTGAAACTTTAATGGCTGTATTCTATAAATTCTCCGAGAACGTTTCGCTTTTAATGGCGAGCATTGGGCGTGTATCTTTCACCGAAGGGGCAAGGTTTTTCTATATGCGATAAAAGTTATCGAGGGGAAGCGAAAGATTTAACTCGCGGTGAGCCTACGCAAGCTTACTTGATAGAAAATCAAATTAGTTTGATGGTGGTAAGATGGAGCTGAATGACACTGCCAAGGTTGTTCTGGAGAAGAGGTACCTGCTCAAGAACGAGAACGGCGAGCCCATAGAGACCCCGGAGGAGATGCTCTGGAGGGTCGCGAGGGCGATAGCCAA
Coding sequences within it:
- a CDS encoding DUF1641 domain-containing protein codes for the protein MSEDAVINTMVTLVERLSDDEEKMNALVEKLAEMVESRSAERLIELANTLAPLLETVSVFMDSETESVVNNLIEALGAVALSIDSNTIEIAEKMMDALNASRNAEPVTLMGLFRAMKDENVQKTLGFFVKFAREFGKRL
- a CDS encoding nucleotide-binding protein: MPVIAVCSGKGGVGKTTVSANLAAALTAFGETVVVDCDFMLPNLHILLAIENPGLSLFDVLRGDASLKDATYRLRMAVGRTLTTLHVIPSLASLSMLKEFEERRFGEVVEELSETYDYVVLDVSAGLSRLSLVSMGNADRAYVVVNPERSSVNSAKRVVTVARELGVEVGGVILNRYRGERSFAELVSEILDSELAGIIRESRDISRSWDAGVPVISYRPRSAVSRDLVNLAMNVAGQKVNIRPFGRVRYLLGW
- a CDS encoding MBL fold metallo-hydrolase, whose protein sequence is MTVIRFLGGCREVGRSAIMVDSIILDYGLKPSDPPEFPINGVAPKSVFISHGHLDHVGVAPNLMDYDPKVYMTAPTRELSDILLRDSMNIMEYPPFGKREYLQFNSNTREISYEEPLMVDGWEITLFNAGHIPGSSTIYMSRDVNILYTGDIRLEDTRLLEGADTSFPETDILIVESTYFGVEHPERKELEKLFVESVIETLDMGGHAIIPAFAVGRTQEIMMILTKHGITPYVDGMGREVSKILERYPEYIKSVRELRRAMRNSIIVERGKREKVLEEPAAVITTAGMLNGGPALFYISRLYNDEKSKIILTGYQVEGTNGDRALRTNTIDLGMRTVRLKMKVEQYDFSAHADDSQLKELVRKVADRGMEKVFTVHGEETEAFASWIEEELGLECYAPKNGDMYVL
- a CDS encoding electron transfer flavoprotein subunit alpha/FixB family protein, encoding MRVFAVAEINFGELDPVSVELLNLANTIKGDGSAEAVVIGSSISSHAEKLAKYADKVWKIEDASLENYNPELYVDVLLQLFQKEKPDVVLIANSSRGSEYAPLLATKLNAPIVTDIVGLDVSDGVKATRYIFQGKLLVDVLVKQADTYVFTVRQGVFKEEKQASGEVVDAGIKPSVTPKREFSQIIEPEAGEVDITQADIIVSVGRGIEDASNIELAEELAELLGGVVAGSRPVIDNGWLPKDRQVGISGKTVKPKLYLALGISGAFQHIMGMKDSELIIAINKDPEAPIFGVAQYGVVGDIFEVVPALIDKLREIKG
- a CDS encoding electron transfer flavoprotein subunit beta/FixA family protein, with the translated sequence MNIIVLAKHAADPESEIRVSSDGKSVDEKGLVFDINDWDRYAVEEAIRLKEEHGGEVVVVGVGYSDDTLRKCLAMGADRAIKIPLDAGMDSYRTALAIKEAISGESFDLILAGLMSQDYNNALVGVLLAGMLDIPFATAVTSIKVEDGKIRVVRELEGGYGEENVLPLPALVTVQSGINEPRYVSIMGIKRAKSKELREVGVEVGEGFIEVEKVYTPPVKKAEMIEGAPEEIAEKLIQILKDRGLI
- a CDS encoding 3-hydroxyacyl-CoA dehydrogenase/enoyl-CoA hydratase family protein; this encodes MEIKKVAVLGAGAMGSGIAQVVAQAGYEVWVRDIKEEFLERGKANIEKNLRKAVNKGKISLPKYKEIVARIHYTTDMKEAVEDADLVIEAVPEVMDLKKQVFQEVCQYNKKALLATNTSGLSITELSKATDRPDRFVGMHFFNPVPVMALVEVIRGEQTSDETVNIAVEFVKSIGKTPVVVKKDVEGFIVNRCLVPYLVLAIDDVEKGIAEPEEIDATMLYEYKMPMGPLELADFVGLDVLYYASQQWSIVPKSKLLEEKFNNKELGMKTAKGFYDWRAGRPKIPKEKAGKYDGLRIIAPMVNIAAGLIEMGVADAKEIDTAMKLGTNMPKGPLEMADEIGLDVILAKVEELYKEKGYEILKPSEYLKKLVAEGKTGKKASEGFYKYEAGTYQNIRIEKLEGGIAKIVLNRPHRLNAITIELLDELKRAFGELEFDDEVRVVILTGEGKAFSAGLDLQAAGTDEVLNPPVAMLLAAKGQDVFTTIEKFPKPVIAAINGYAFGGGCEMALACDFRIIAKNAQIGLTETALGLIPGWGGTQRMAKILGIAKAKELIMFATRLSGEEAEKVGLVNKAVDPEKFWDEVMEFAKKLAEGAPIALRLAKYAINFGYELPVEVGQALESAYFGLVTGTKDVREGFAAFFERRKPNFTGK